In Citrus sinensis cultivar Valencia sweet orange chromosome 3, DVS_A1.0, whole genome shotgun sequence, the sequence CTAAGAAGCTACTGCAAGTTTATGTACAgggtttataattattttgatttgtcttataaatttgaaataaacttgtttgataattatttcttttggttaTTTGGAGgatgttaaaatttaatcatttgtattagttaaaaatgtttatattaaaaaatattaatttgtctggaaaaagaaaaggagaaccATGCCCATAAGCTGTGTACGTGGTGTCTCATTCATTGAAATTCTCTCctatttattttggtaattatcagatttatgtaattaatcaTATCATGTTGGACGCATTCTTAACCCACTGCTTTAGCACTATGCTAATTCGTATGGTTTGTCTCTGCATATAAGTAGTACATATGAATATCATAGTAACACATGAATCCATTATACAATTCAATCTGTTGGTGCTtaacaaaattgaaagcaaatgATAATACTGCATGTGAGGACCAAAGCAAAACACTCTAATATTGCCAGTGAAGCCTAACGCATTCCACCCTACTATTCCGCTAAAATCAAAGGTAATAAGCAAGTATATCAATACGTAGACCACATAATCCATAAAGCTGTCTACTGTCGTTGTGCATCATGGGGAGTGCAGACTTGATCCTTGTATAAGTACAACCCCTCATTGTGCAACATCGGGAGTGGGGACTTAATCCTTGTATAAGCACAGACCTCGATACGAGAAGTAATTTTCAATCTTTGCTGTTATCTTTGACGCACTAGATTATGATATGCAACTACCTAATCCAGCCATATGCTTCAATGTATATGACGCACCAGGTTATGATCTGCAACTGCCTAATCCAGCCATTTGCTTCAATGTATATACAATGAACTTAATCAAACAGAAAATGCAGAGTTAGCTACTGGCGGTGACTATTTCCCATTCGCCTCGACCTCCTAAGCTCATGTAAGCACGCTTTCTCCATGTCTTGATAGATAGAATGTGCTGCAACATCAACATGCTTTTGATGGTTCAAAGCACTTGAACGAATCCTATCCTTCAAATAGTTGAAACTGTAAGTGATAAGTTCGATAACAATGCGTGCCCTCTCAGTATCCAAATGAAAGTTGATCTAAACAATATAAATAGACACTTTAGTAGCTCCTCCAATTAACTCCACTGCATATATCTTGTCCATCTTCAACCCTGAATGCTTAAGTTCACAGAGCTCTTCGAACTTTTGACAAGCAATGCCGCCCTTAAAACAAACCCCCAGCCAATACGcatgtaaattaatttatttggattTATCATCTGTATGCAGCAAAACAAACTTTGCACCAAAATTGGTaagtaaattatatatatactagcAGCATgaatcaaaaagaaaaggaaaataagccaatataattgatttgtgtgtgtgtgtgtgtaatagTTTACCAAATGAAAGCACCACaagtaaatttgaaaaagaaaaaaaaggaaaaaggaattTCATGCAAGAATTGGAATTCAAAATGTAATGGCTCAGTCAGTCTGGAGTCATTTTATTGTCAGTGTCTTATAGTGCCATATTAAAGAACAATGCACTTGTAAGAGAAAAAGCATCCCTCACACAACAAACTCCATTTGTCATGTTCTATAGTTCCTCACCCATTTAAACAACACATAAATTGATATAATAAACTTAAAACGTGCCTTAAAGAGTAAAATCTGCACTTAAACTCCACCTACCTGAAGTCCCTATCATCATAGAGAGATTTAACTGATATTGGTTCCATTATGTTTGCACAAAGAATTGCTTTTGTACATttaacttgcttcttcagttcagttGTAGCCTTGGCAGACTTCCTCAAGTCTCCTCATTATCAATTTGTTTATTGAACTCATCTGCAAAGTATTCAAGCAACAATAATTCCATGTTCCGACTGCCAAGTTCTACATCTCATCTAATACCCTTAACTTGCAAAATTGTCAAATATCAACTAGAATCTAAAAGTAATTAGATATGCAGAACATAACAAGTGGCACATAAAGATTGTATAGAGCATGGATGaagtgaagaaaaaataatgctACGGGAATAATGACCACTCAACTCATATTGCATGCTTATATCCCAAAATTATTTAGTCAGAGAGTACAAATACTTACAAATAGCTTATGAATCCATCATACTGGCTATCAAATACTATTGTTCTAACTATGTTATCATCGGCTTCCAATGCATGATTGCAGCTTTTTAAATCACTAGATCTCCGCTTACGAGTTTATCGTTCCTCATTCCTGTagtgaaattacaaaatcattTATCGTTTCCAATCTCACCTTCTCTGAatctaataaataatcataCTGTTCTTGCAAGCTAATTACAagtttaaatcttttaaaatgtGTAACGACCTTTTATTTttgacaatattttattttgggatTATTTCCATTAGCTAATTTTTAGGTGTTTTGAATTACTggttttgttatttaaaattgtttggaGTGTTTTCTTCCGAAAAGGGTGGCTTAATCAGTGTGGGCTCTTTGGCTCACACTTTTAAAGAAGCGGGTTGGCTGCTGTAAAAAGGAGGAGagttatcaataaaaaatcagatttttaGTCAAATTAGTGTTTCTTCTTCCTGACTGTTTCATTGGTATCAGAGTAGCGAACTGGCACCGTAAAAAATGACGGAGGGAACTAGAGCACACGATCAGCGACGTCTCGAAGAATCGGTACATCAATTGCAAGAGGCTTCTAACCAGCAAGCAATTGAGTTGAAGGAGTTTTCTCAGATGATGATAGCGATTAGTCTCAAACTTGATCAGATGATGGGCACATCAGGGGCTTCAGGATCAAGAACCGAGTCGAACTCTGGTATGTATAACTCACAGATgagattttcaaaattgaattttccaacatttgagagagaaaatccTAGTGGTTGGGTCTACAAGTGTGAAcgatttttcaaatacaatGGGGTGGAAGAATCTGATATGGTGGGATTGGCAACCATTCATTTGGAAGGAAAAGCGTTGGAGTGGTTCCAAGGATATGAGGTGGCTATTGCAGAACCTAGTTGGAGGCAGTTCTTTACGGATTTAATGGCGCGGTTCGGTCCGGGTACCTATGATAACCCGGTTGGACAGCTCAGTGAGTTAAGGCAGATTTCAACAGTAAGGCTTTACCAAGAACAGTTTGAAGCATTGGTGGCCAGAACTCGAGGATTACcagaagattttttttgtgCAATGCTTTATGAGCGGATTGAGGAATGCCATAAAGAATCAGGTAGCCATGTTTCAGCCGAAAACACTAATTCAAGCAGTTGGGTTAGCTTTGTTACAAGAGAGTACCTTGGAGGCAATGATCAAAGAAGCCAAGGCTTCAACAAGGACAATGTCCTCCTATGTAATCCCTACAGCAGAATCGAAACGCAATTCTATGGGACAAATTCCTCCAATCAAAAGAATATCTGCTGCAGAAATGCAAGAGATGAGGGCTAAGAAGTTGTGCTACTACTGTGACGAGAAGTTTGAACCAGGGCACAAATGTAAACGGCGGCAGATTTACTTGTTGGAATGAGAAGACGATGAAGAACTCAGTGATGAAGGTAACAAAATTGGGGATGATGAAGAGGATCATTTGGTGTCTCTCCATGCTATGTCTGGGGCTGTCTCTCATCAAACTATGAGGATTAAAGGAAATATAAAGAAGAAGGGAATTATCATCTTAATTGACTCTAGTAGTACTCATAATTTCTTGGATGTGTCGGTGGCCAAGCGGACAGGGTGTGAAGTACAGCAAGATAAACCATTAATGGTGCCAGTGGCTAATGGCTCCAAAATTGCTAGTGCTGCAACGTGTAAGCAATTGGTCTGGAGTATGCAAGGGAGAGAGTTCAAAGCAGATATGAGACTGATTCCGTTGGGGGGATGTGATATGGTATTAGTAATTCAATGGTTATCTCAATTGGGCCCAATATTGTGGGATTTCAAGAATTTATGGATGGAGTTCAAGTGGGAAGGAAGAAGAATGATGTTAAGAGGTTCTACGGTGGGGCCCTTGAAGCTAGTTTCGGCAGTCCATATGCAAAAAGATCTTAAACAAGTTCCTCAAGTTGCTGTTGCCCATATCTTTTCACTCTTATTAGAGCCATGTATTAACTCTACTACTATAGAAATCATTACAGATGAACCAGCACAGTTgcaacatttattaaaaaaatatcatggCGTATTTATGGAATCAAAAGGGTTGCCACCACCAAGGGCTCAAGATCATCGAATTCCTTTGTTACCTGATAGTGTTCCTCCAAATATAAGACCCTATAGGTACCCATATGTGCAGAAGGCAGAGATTGAACGAATGATTAAGGAGTTGCTTGCGGCAGGGAGTATACAGAGGAGTGTAGGTCtgttttcttctccaattCTCTTAGTTAAAAAGAAGGATGACACTTGGCGCATGTGTGTGGATTATCGTGTCCTTAATTCTATCACTATTAAGGATAAATTTCCTATACCTGTTATTGATGAGTTGCTGGACGAGTTACATGGAGCTAAGTTTTTCTCTAAGCTGGATTTGCGGTTGGGATACCACCAGATTAGGGTACACCCAGATGACATCTTTAAAACTGCCTTTAGAACTCATGAAGGGCACTATGAATTCTTGGTCATGCCTTTTGGTCTTACGAATGCTCCATCAACATTCCAAAGCcttatgaatgaaaattttcagccATTCCTGAGGAAATTTGTGTTAGTATTTTTTGATGATATCTTAGTATATAGTAAAAATTGGGTTGAGCACATGAAGCAATTGGAGCTAGTACTGGAGACGCTTAtcaaaaattatctttttgtcaaaaaatcAAAGTGTTCTTTTGGCAAAGAACAAGTAGAATATTTGGGACATTTGATTTCTGAGCAAGGAGTTGCTACTGACCCTGCAAAGATTGAAAGCATGAAGTGTTGGCCATCTCCTAACTCGTTGAAGGCGTTGCGTGGGTTTTTAGGTCTTACTGGGTACTACAGGAGGtttataaaagattatagGAAGATTAGTCGGCCCTTAACAGATTTGCTTAAaaaggataattttttatggaatCATACTGCGGAAGAAGCTTTTAATAACTTGAAGTCAGCAATGTGCACAGCACCTGTTTTAGCCATGCCCGATTTCCAAAAAACCTTTGTTCTTGAATGTGATGCATCAGGGGAAGGCATAGGAGTAGTGCTTTCGCAGAAAGGCAGACCCATATCATATTTGAGTAAGGCACTGTCACCAAAAAACTTGGGCTTGTCTGCTTATGAAAAGGAAATGTTGGCAGTAGTGTTCGCAGTGCAGAAATGGCGGCCTTACTTGCTAGGGAAGCATTTCAAGGTTATTACTGATCATTTCAGCTTGAAATACATGTTGGAGCAGCGCATATCAACATCCACGCAGCAGAAATGGCTTACTAAGTTAATTGgttatgattttgaaattatttacagaagtggaagagaaaataaagcGGCTGATGCCTTATTTCGGCTACAGGAATCCACTGAGAATGCGATGGTAATGGCGATCTCCCTTCCTATAGGTGTTTGGGTGGAACAACTCAAACAAGAATGGCAACAGGATTCAGAAATTCAGAAATTAATTCAAGAAATAGTTACCAACAGTGCTCGACATTCTAAATTTACTTGGGAAAACAATTTACTCAAGTATAAGTGAAGACTTTGGGTTGGCAAACATTCAGCTTTGAAGCAGCTAATTATGTCTGAGGCTCATGGTGGAACAAAAGGTGGGCATTCGGGGGTTAGAAAAACCTTAGACAGAGTTAAACGGTCTTTTTATTGGAAAATGATGCGAAGGGAAATTTGTTCCTTTGTGGCAGCTTGTGATAATTGCCAACgaaataaacatgaaaatgtGTTATCTCCAGGTCTGTTGCAGCCCTTACCAATTCCTAAGCATAATTGGACTGATATCTCTATAGATTTCATAGAAGGACTGCCAAAGTCTAGTGGTaagcaaattatttttgtagtgGTGGATACGCTGAGTAAGTATGCACACTTCATGCCCATAAGTCATCCATATACTACTCTTGATGTTGCACAACTTTTTCTAGATAATGTGTATAAGTTGCATGGCTTGCCAAATTCTATTGTTAGTGACCGAGATAAAGTCTTCACTAGTACTTTTTGGCAAAGTCTGTTTTCCTTGTTGGATGTGAACTTGTTAATGAGCACTGCATACCACCCGCAGACCGACGGTCAGACTGAAGTGGTTAACAAGTGCTTAGAACAATATTTGCGATGCATGACAGGTGATAGGCCAAAAGAATGGGTGAAATGGCTTCCTTTGGCTGAATGGTGGTATAATACTTCTTATCATTTATCAACTCGAATGACACCGTTCGAAGTTGTTTATGATAGGCCACCTCCTTCGTATATTGCTTATGTTCCTGGTACATCTACCGTAGCAGCTGTTGATTTGAGCTTAAAGGATAGGGATGCCATGATACGTTTGTTGAAAGCCAATTTGGTGGATGCACAAGCTCGAATGAAGCTATATGCTGATAAGAAGAAATCCGAGAGGAAATTTGAGGTGGGAGACATGGTATTTCTACGGTTACAGCCTTATAAACAAGTAAGCTTGTCAATTCACAGCAATAGGAAGTTGTCTCCGAGATTCTATGGGCCTTATAAGGTTATACAAAAGATTGGACAGGTTGCCTATAAGTTAGAGTTGCCTAGAGAATCCAAAATTCATCCCGTCTTTCATGTTTCgtgtttaaagaaaaaagttggAAAGGCTGTCATTTTGATTACAGAGTTACCAACAATACGAGAAGACGGGCACCTATAGTTAGTACCTGATTCTATTTTGGATAGGAGAGTAGTCAAGCGAAGCAATCGTCCGTATGTGTAGTGGTTGGTTCAGTGGTCTAACTCCTTTCCCGAAGATGCAACTTGGGAGGATGCAGTTAAGATTCAGGAGAAGTTTCCTTTGTCCAAGCCTTGAGGTCAAGGCTTTGATAAAGGGGGAGGGAATGTAACGACCTTTTATTTttgacaatattttattttgggatTATTTCCATTAGCTAATTTTTAGGtgttttgaattattgtttttgttatttaaaattgtttggaGTGTTTTCTTCCGAAAAGGGTGGCTTAATCAGTGTGGGCTCTTTGGCTCACACTTTTAAAGAAGCGGGTTGGCTGCTGTAAAAGGGAGGAGagttatcaataaaaaatcagatttttagtcaaattagtgtttcttcttcttggctgtttcaaaataataataattattattatgggtGTTAATAAGGAATTAACTACTGCATCGGTTGATTAGATATGCACAAGAATAGATCAAAGCGACCCGAAATTTACTCTGATTTGATATATACCTTAACTTTCAGCACTGCTAACTTTCGATTGCACTTTGCAGCGACGATTATAATTTCGCCGTCAATTGCCCAAAAGTGAAAGGTCATATTCGTGTTCTAATCACCAGAGTTTTTAATTCCCACAAATATGGCTATCCtctaattgtaattttatgtctTAATTGCTGTCTGGAGATCAATTTTCTGCTGAAATCAGTGAAACTCTAATCAGTTCAAAGAAATTTCTGGAACCCACGCTCACTAAActgttattatattaatatactCAACCGGTTGCAACAGTTGCTAGTCACTGCATCAATTatccaataattaatttcagccGTTAGATTGAACAAGGGAGCATCCAACGACTTTGTTCAATGA encodes:
- the LOC127900817 gene encoding uncharacterized protein LOC127900817, yielding MTEGTRAHDQRRLEESVHQLQEASNQQAIELKEFSQMMIAISLKLDQMMGTSGASGSRTESNSGMYNSQMRFSKLNFPTFERENPSGWVYKCERFFKYNGVEESDMVGLATIHLEGKALEWFQGYEVAIAEPSWRQFFTDLMARFGPGTYDNPVGQLSELRQISTVRLYQEQFEALVARTRGLPEDFFCAMLYERIEECHKESGSHVSAENTNSSSWVSFVTREYLGGNDQRSQGFNKDNVLLYDEELSDEGNKIGDDEEDHLVSLHAMSGAVSHQTMRIKGNIKKKGIIILIDSSSTHNFLDVSVAKRTGCEVQQDKPLMVPVANGSKIASAATCKQLVWSMQGREFKADMRLIPLGGCDMVLVIQWLSQLGPILWDFKNLWMEFKWEGRRMMLRGSTVGPLKLVSAVHMQKDLKQVPQVAVAHIFSLLLEPCINSTTIEIITDEPAQLQHLLKKYHGVFMESKGLPPPRAQDHRIPLLPDSVPPNIRPYRYPYVQKAEIERMIKELLAAGSIQRSVGLFSSPILLVKKKDDTWRMCVDYRVLNSITIKDKFPIPVIDELLDELHGAKFFSKLDLRLGYHQIRVHPDDIFKTAFRTHEGHYEFLVMPFGLTNAPSTFQSLMNENFQPFLRKFVLVFFDDILVYSKNWVEHMKQLELVLETLIKNYLFVKKSKCSFGKEQVEYLGHLISEQGVATDPAKIESMKCWPSPNSLKALRGFLGLTGYYRRFIKDYRKISRPLTDLLKKDNFLWNHTAEEAFNNLKSAMCTAPVLAMPDFQKTFVLECDASGEGIGVVLSQKGRPISYLSKALSPKNLGLSAYEKEMLAVVFAVQKWRPYLLGKHFKVITDHFSLKYMLEQRISTSTQQKWLTKLIGYDFEIIYRSGRENKAADALFRLQESTENAMVMAISLPIGVWVEQLKQEWQQDSEIQKLIQEIVTNSARHSKFTWENNLLKYK